The proteins below are encoded in one region of Bifidobacterium dentium JCM 1195 = DSM 20436:
- the ispG gene encoding flavodoxin-dependent (E)-4-hydroxy-3-methylbut-2-enyl-diphosphate synthase → MPEIEKPFRKTGEAAISESPLHPRRESRRIMVGPVPVGGGAPISVQSMTNTLTADVPATLQQIAELTAAGCDIVRVAVPSQDDADALPEIVRKSPIPIIADIHFQSKYVFQAIDAGCAAVRVNPGNIRKFDEVGPSICKAATDAGISLRIGVNAGSLDKELYAKYGGPTPEALVASAMKEAHMFEDVGFHDFKISVKHHDVITMVETYRLLASKGDWPLHLGVTEAGPAWQGTIKSCLAFGALLAEGIGDTIRVSLSAPPVEEVKVGCKLLEYMGLRQRKFDIISCPSCGRSQVDVIQLANAVTEGLKDITAPIRVAVMGCIVNGPGEAREADLGVASGNGKGQIFIKGKVIQTVPEDQIVETLLTKAQDIAAQMESDGQVPVNATGPVVVPVTH, encoded by the coding sequence ATGCCAGAAATCGAAAAGCCGTTCCGCAAGACCGGTGAAGCCGCCATCAGCGAAAGTCCGCTGCACCCGCGCCGCGAATCCCGCCGTATCATGGTGGGGCCGGTGCCTGTCGGCGGTGGAGCGCCGATCTCCGTGCAGTCCATGACCAATACGCTCACAGCCGATGTTCCCGCGACCCTGCAGCAGATCGCTGAACTGACCGCGGCCGGTTGCGACATCGTGCGTGTGGCCGTGCCCAGCCAGGATGATGCCGACGCTTTGCCGGAAATCGTAAGGAAATCGCCGATTCCGATCATCGCCGACATTCACTTTCAAAGCAAATACGTGTTTCAGGCCATCGATGCCGGCTGTGCCGCGGTACGTGTGAATCCGGGCAATATCCGCAAATTCGACGAAGTCGGTCCCTCCATCTGCAAGGCGGCCACCGATGCGGGCATCTCCCTGCGCATCGGCGTGAACGCAGGATCGCTAGACAAGGAACTGTACGCCAAATACGGCGGTCCGACCCCGGAAGCGCTCGTCGCCTCCGCCATGAAAGAAGCCCACATGTTCGAGGACGTCGGCTTCCATGACTTCAAGATCTCCGTAAAACACCATGATGTGATTACCATGGTCGAAACCTACCGTCTGCTTGCCTCCAAAGGCGACTGGCCGTTGCACCTCGGCGTCACCGAGGCAGGTCCGGCATGGCAGGGCACCATCAAGTCGTGTCTCGCGTTCGGCGCGTTGCTGGCGGAGGGTATCGGCGACACGATTCGTGTGTCATTGTCCGCTCCGCCGGTCGAGGAAGTGAAGGTCGGCTGCAAGCTGCTCGAATACATGGGACTGCGGCAACGCAAATTCGACATCATTTCCTGCCCGAGTTGCGGCCGTTCGCAGGTCGATGTGATACAGCTCGCCAATGCCGTGACCGAGGGGCTGAAGGATATCACCGCGCCGATTCGCGTGGCCGTAATGGGCTGCATCGTCAACGGCCCCGGCGAAGCTCGCGAAGCCGATCTGGGCGTGGCCTCAGGCAATGGCAAGGGACAGATTTTCATCAAAGGCAAAGTCATCCAGACCGTGCCGGAAGACCAGATCGTCGAAACCCTGCTCACCAAGGCGCAGGATATCGCCGCACAGATGGAAAGCGACGGTCAGGTGCCGGTCAACGCCACCGGACCGGTGGTCGTACCCGTTACGCACTGA
- the dxr gene encoding 1-deoxy-D-xylulose-5-phosphate reductoisomerase, giving the protein MQTSTVVILGSTGSIGTQGLDVISRHPDRFDVVGLAAGGAHVDLLARQAAQFHVSSVAVFDEHAVQPLRDALAQAGAAHVEVTAGPEAVVNMAGSGADVVLNGITGSIGLEPSIAALRSGSQLALANKESVVAGGHLLFDAQVRAQQINPVDSEHSAIWQSLRSGTHGEVSKLVVTASGGPFRGWTRNQMIDITPEQALNHPTWHMGPVVTINSSTLMNKGLEVIEASRLFDVPPSRIEVTVHPQSIVHSMVEFRDGATIAQASPPDMRLPIALGLSAPERLGDVAAACDWTKAATWTFEPLDDEAFPAVNLARHCLEASEKHTAVLNAANEQAVHAFLEHRLPYLGIVDTVKEVLDDMDCEMRGNPLFASVEEMSQLEHEARRRADELINK; this is encoded by the coding sequence ATGCAGACTTCAACAGTCGTAATTCTTGGATCCACCGGTTCTATCGGCACGCAGGGCCTCGACGTCATCTCACGCCATCCCGATCGCTTCGACGTGGTCGGTTTGGCGGCCGGCGGTGCGCATGTGGACCTGCTTGCCCGGCAGGCCGCGCAGTTTCACGTTTCAAGCGTGGCCGTGTTCGACGAGCATGCCGTGCAACCGTTGCGTGATGCTCTGGCACAGGCGGGAGCTGCACATGTCGAAGTGACCGCCGGACCCGAAGCCGTGGTGAATATGGCCGGTTCCGGTGCCGATGTGGTACTCAACGGCATTACCGGTTCGATTGGTCTTGAGCCGTCCATTGCGGCGCTGCGATCCGGCTCCCAGCTTGCATTGGCGAACAAGGAATCCGTGGTGGCCGGCGGTCACCTGCTGTTCGACGCGCAGGTTCGTGCGCAGCAGATCAACCCGGTCGATTCCGAACATTCCGCCATCTGGCAGTCGCTGCGTTCCGGCACGCATGGCGAGGTGTCCAAACTGGTCGTAACCGCATCCGGCGGTCCGTTCCGCGGTTGGACGCGCAATCAAATGATCGACATCACGCCCGAGCAGGCATTGAACCATCCGACTTGGCATATGGGGCCGGTCGTAACCATCAACTCGTCCACGTTGATGAACAAGGGCTTGGAAGTGATTGAGGCGAGCCGATTGTTCGACGTGCCGCCAAGCCGCATCGAGGTGACCGTGCACCCGCAGTCCATCGTGCATTCGATGGTCGAGTTCCGTGATGGCGCCACCATTGCGCAGGCTTCGCCGCCGGACATGAGGCTGCCGATCGCGTTGGGACTCTCCGCTCCGGAACGACTTGGCGATGTCGCTGCGGCCTGTGATTGGACGAAGGCTGCCACATGGACCTTCGAACCGCTTGATGATGAGGCGTTCCCGGCCGTAAACCTTGCACGCCACTGCCTTGAGGCGTCCGAAAAGCATACCGCGGTACTGAACGCGGCCAACGAACAGGCTGTGCATGCCTTCCTGGAGCATCGTCTACCGTACCTTGGCATCGTCGATACCGTCAAAGAGGTGCTTGACGACATGGACTGTGAAATGCGAGGCAATCCGCTGTTCGCATCCGTGGAGGAAATGAGCCAACTCGAACATGAAGCTCGCCGTCGTGCCGACGAACTGATAAATAAGTAG
- a CDS encoding DivIVA domain-containing protein, producing MAQEPEAGRNASGVARTGKRKWGYDPAQVDAFLERAHMLYESEGVQLTQHDIQNVSFDLVKGGYVIAQVDAALARLERAVADKQTTWEISQHGRVAWKAQTEALYRQLDEHAKRAAGERFKSGEPKTPSYDRKQVDRIIDQSMAKAASELDIEKISREDAKHLVDLNSTSVANVIFTQRKGKRGYDERQVDYYLSSCVQLLTRLESYARVADFVGEPTETSQQTSASSDAKETQLIAPLFAKPAMTTEHDDETASKPGESFDALNKAEREIFAAPAVSPVSTPEAETSATFPPSVPPVFQPSVTRASVENKAEEDANAEAPVSDMPPSFAPAAPAYKPAEPAADSSLAALAHMAESTDEPSPAETSSAPYVPDLSVPSVPQVNTDALDLSSMTSLLAAQHTPVPPSIDISSASAPSAAPAEPAGTATKPEAPTVEDAGKTEEKKDESKVSPLFPGDSHGLNVDIPDLSFPTFDD from the coding sequence ATGGCGCAGGAACCTGAAGCCGGTAGGAACGCATCTGGAGTCGCTCGCACCGGAAAGCGCAAGTGGGGGTATGACCCTGCGCAGGTGGACGCTTTTTTGGAGCGTGCGCACATGCTGTATGAGAGCGAAGGCGTTCAGCTGACCCAGCATGACATTCAGAATGTCTCGTTCGATCTGGTGAAGGGCGGCTACGTGATTGCCCAGGTCGACGCGGCTCTGGCCCGTCTGGAACGTGCCGTAGCCGACAAGCAGACCACGTGGGAGATCTCTCAGCATGGCCGGGTGGCCTGGAAGGCCCAGACCGAGGCGCTATACCGTCAGCTCGACGAACATGCCAAGCGTGCGGCCGGCGAACGTTTCAAGTCGGGGGAGCCGAAGACGCCGTCCTACGACCGCAAGCAGGTCGACCGCATCATCGACCAGAGCATGGCGAAAGCCGCTTCCGAACTTGACATCGAAAAGATCTCCCGTGAGGATGCCAAGCATCTCGTCGATCTGAATTCGACGTCCGTCGCCAACGTGATCTTCACGCAACGCAAGGGCAAGCGGGGTTATGACGAACGGCAGGTGGACTATTACCTGAGTTCATGCGTGCAGCTGCTGACCCGTCTGGAGTCATACGCCCGCGTGGCCGATTTCGTGGGCGAGCCCACTGAGACCTCGCAGCAGACGTCGGCCTCCTCCGATGCCAAGGAGACCCAGTTGATCGCTCCGCTGTTCGCCAAGCCTGCGATGACGACGGAACATGACGACGAAACGGCTTCGAAGCCGGGCGAGTCGTTCGATGCGCTTAACAAGGCCGAACGTGAGATTTTCGCGGCTCCGGCCGTCTCTCCCGTCAGCACGCCGGAGGCGGAGACATCGGCGACGTTCCCGCCATCTGTGCCTCCAGTATTCCAACCGTCCGTCACTCGCGCCTCCGTGGAAAACAAGGCCGAGGAAGACGCGAACGCTGAAGCTCCCGTTTCTGATATGCCGCCGAGCTTCGCTCCTGCGGCCCCGGCCTACAAACCGGCTGAGCCCGCTGCCGATTCCTCGCTGGCCGCTTTGGCCCATATGGCTGAATCGACCGACGAGCCGTCCCCGGCCGAAACCTCGTCTGCGCCGTATGTTCCGGATCTGTCCGTCCCAAGCGTGCCACAGGTCAACACCGACGCTCTCGACCTGAGCTCCATGACCTCGTTGTTGGCCGCCCAGCATACGCCGGTTCCTCCGTCCATTGACATTTCGAGCGCTTCCGCACCTTCGGCGGCACCGGCTGAGCCCGCCGGAACCGCCACGAAGCCTGAGGCCCCTACTGTGGAGGATGCGGGCAAGACCGAGGAGAAGAAGGACGAATCGAAGGTTTCGCCGCTGTTCCCCGGTGATTCGCATGGCCTGAACGTCGACATTCCCGATCTGTCCTTCCCGACATTCGATGACTGA
- a CDS encoding winged helix-turn-helix transcriptional regulator produces MYRKKMEADIRCPLEYGLKVFGGKWKSRVICVLNEKGVLRYSAIRKEMLNVTDAVLSSTLKELINDGLVARKQYDEIPPRVEYSLTDRGKSVVPILQNICKWAGIFQRESSDNVMAQCQKCDYNRQ; encoded by the coding sequence ATGTACCGGAAGAAGATGGAGGCGGACATTAGGTGCCCTTTGGAATATGGGCTTAAAGTGTTCGGCGGTAAATGGAAATCCCGTGTGATCTGTGTGCTGAATGAAAAGGGAGTTCTGAGATACAGCGCCATTCGCAAGGAAATGCTCAATGTTACCGATGCCGTGCTTTCCTCCACATTGAAGGAACTCATCAACGATGGTCTTGTTGCTCGCAAACAATACGATGAGATACCGCCGAGGGTGGAATATTCCTTAACGGACAGAGGAAAATCAGTGGTGCCGATTCTTCAGAATATCTGCAAATGGGCTGGTATTTTTCAACGGGAAAGCAGCGACAATGTGATGGCGCAGTGCCAGAAATGCGATTACAACAGGCAATAG
- a CDS encoding DUF3052 domain-containing protein translates to MANVNQTASDNAEEFGFQAGDLVQEWLWDDDVDDSIRAKIEELTGEELVDEDYDSAVDGVIIWWRDGDDEDELSDTIVDAYAVLGDDGPLWVLTPKPGRPGAASSSTVQSAAKTAGMNAATPLTVSSDWNGIRLRAFGKGR, encoded by the coding sequence TTGGCGAACGTGAACCAAACGGCATCTGATAACGCTGAAGAATTCGGTTTCCAAGCCGGCGACCTGGTACAGGAATGGCTGTGGGACGACGATGTGGACGACTCGATCCGCGCCAAGATCGAGGAACTGACCGGTGAGGAACTGGTCGACGAGGACTATGATTCCGCTGTCGATGGCGTAATCATCTGGTGGCGTGACGGCGACGACGAGGATGAGCTGTCCGATACCATCGTCGACGCGTATGCGGTTCTTGGCGATGATGGCCCGTTGTGGGTGTTGACCCCGAAACCGGGACGTCCGGGCGCCGCAAGCTCAAGCACGGTGCAGTCCGCGGCCAAGACCGCAGGCATGAATGCTGCGACGCCGCTGACCGTAAGCTCCGATTGGAACGGTATCCGGCTGCGCGCCTTCGGCAAAGGCAGATAA
- a CDS encoding YlbL family protein, with protein MPNMHVTRQLHAKSTLNRIGKRVDGFFAARSWRYLTGMFTVVLCVLVMVLPSAYVVETPGPTQNVLGESGGKQVIAVSGVKTHKDSGQLLLVTVNASGVPGYPVTNAQALWGWADSHTTVMPREAVVPVGQTTEEYKSSSEKEMTSSQDSATTAALNFLKDKGYDVSQAKVTMHVDDIGGPSAGMMYSLGLIDKISGERLSGGNIIAGTGTMDDQGKVGAIGGIRLKMLGAKRDGATWFLAPESNCDGVVGHIPDGLNVVKVSTLDEAYQALIAIRDGKGSSLSGCKAE; from the coding sequence ATGCCCAATATGCATGTAACACGTCAACTTCACGCCAAAAGCACACTCAACCGCATCGGCAAGCGCGTGGATGGCTTCTTCGCGGCCCGTTCATGGCGCTATCTCACGGGAATGTTCACCGTGGTCCTGTGTGTGCTGGTGATGGTATTGCCCAGTGCCTATGTGGTCGAAACGCCCGGCCCCACGCAGAACGTGCTTGGCGAGTCCGGTGGCAAGCAGGTCATCGCCGTATCGGGGGTCAAGACCCATAAGGATTCCGGTCAGCTGTTGCTGGTGACCGTCAACGCCTCAGGTGTGCCGGGATATCCCGTCACCAATGCGCAGGCGCTGTGGGGCTGGGCCGATTCTCATACCACGGTGATGCCGCGCGAGGCCGTGGTTCCGGTCGGACAGACTACCGAGGAATACAAGAGCAGCAGCGAAAAGGAAATGACTTCTTCGCAGGATTCCGCCACCACCGCGGCCCTGAACTTCCTCAAAGACAAGGGCTATGACGTCTCACAGGCGAAGGTCACCATGCATGTCGATGATATCGGCGGGCCTTCCGCCGGCATGATGTATTCGTTGGGTCTGATTGACAAGATCTCCGGCGAACGGCTGTCTGGTGGCAACATCATCGCCGGAACGGGCACGATGGATGATCAGGGCAAGGTCGGTGCGATCGGTGGCATCCGCCTGAAGATGCTCGGAGCGAAACGTGACGGGGCCACCTGGTTCCTGGCGCCCGAATCCAATTGCGACGGTGTGGTAGGTCATATTCCCGACGGACTCAATGTGGTGAAGGTCTCGACCCTTGACGAGGCATATCAGGCATTGATCGCCATCCGTGACGGGAAAGGCTCATCTCTTTCGGGGTGCAAGGCCGAGTAG
- a CDS encoding zinc-dependent metalloprotease, translated as MDENAIRQWLIECFGPIQGEMAWNQLSNLPDEIREQLLSQDPSKLPNPAEVQSLMQAFTAGGLNTMGDMQRTVEEGPINVKLAKSLALQQANDSGSEGSVSAGDGEIARKAISEANLWLDTACEFNPAPGETQVLTRAGWVEGTIDAWAQFASPVAQSMNDALASVIADRLGGAVQGEIAGMFAGPVPIPIPEGMKDPEQLMKLLGNTSFAMQLGRAAGDLSHEVRGSFDQGIALLKNPSGALIAQNVVEYAKSLDIDVNEVMAFLALQELAHARLFAAVPWLMPRFEALIGKYARGIDIDLDAMEEQLRDAGTMDPESMADAVNLTKVGIPDTPEQRQAMASLETLLALVEGWVDAVVWRAGMAHIPHIEQLREMLRRERAIGGPAERTFENLLGMQLRPKRMREAAALWESIGAQEGPEARDAKWSHPDLLPQLPGNDALTGAASQVGHPAESANPPADSEAENNAPAPESGTIDWDAELSKLLDEEQGDGGEREEQQ; from the coding sequence ATGGACGAGAATGCGATCCGCCAGTGGCTTATCGAGTGCTTTGGTCCGATTCAAGGTGAAATGGCTTGGAATCAGCTTTCCAACCTTCCCGATGAGATTCGCGAGCAGCTGCTCAGCCAGGACCCCAGCAAACTGCCGAATCCGGCCGAAGTGCAGTCCCTCATGCAGGCCTTCACCGCCGGAGGTCTCAATACGATGGGTGACATGCAACGCACGGTCGAGGAGGGCCCGATCAATGTGAAGTTGGCGAAATCGCTGGCTTTGCAGCAGGCGAACGACTCCGGTTCCGAAGGCAGCGTCAGTGCCGGCGACGGTGAAATCGCACGCAAGGCGATCAGCGAGGCGAATCTGTGGCTCGACACCGCCTGCGAATTCAATCCGGCTCCCGGCGAAACGCAGGTACTGACCCGTGCAGGCTGGGTCGAAGGCACCATTGACGCTTGGGCGCAGTTTGCCTCGCCCGTGGCCCAGTCCATGAACGATGCCCTGGCCTCCGTAATCGCCGACCGTCTGGGAGGCGCCGTCCAAGGTGAAATCGCCGGCATGTTCGCCGGACCGGTGCCGATTCCGATTCCGGAAGGCATGAAGGATCCGGAGCAGCTGATGAAACTGCTCGGCAACACGTCCTTCGCCATGCAACTCGGGCGCGCCGCCGGAGATCTGTCCCATGAGGTGCGCGGTAGCTTCGACCAAGGCATCGCACTGCTGAAGAATCCTTCCGGCGCGTTGATTGCGCAGAATGTCGTGGAATATGCGAAGTCGCTCGACATCGATGTGAACGAGGTCATGGCATTCCTGGCATTGCAGGAGCTGGCCCATGCCCGCCTGTTCGCCGCCGTGCCGTGGCTGATGCCGCGTTTTGAAGCGTTGATCGGCAAGTATGCGCGCGGCATCGATATCGATCTCGATGCCATGGAGGAGCAACTGCGAGACGCGGGCACCATGGATCCGGAATCGATGGCCGATGCAGTCAATCTCACCAAGGTCGGCATTCCGGACACTCCGGAACAACGGCAGGCGATGGCTTCGTTGGAGACGCTGCTGGCTCTGGTCGAAGGTTGGGTTGACGCCGTGGTCTGGCGCGCCGGCATGGCCCACATTCCGCATATCGAGCAGCTTCGCGAGATGCTTCGCCGTGAACGCGCCATCGGCGGTCCGGCCGAACGCACCTTCGAAAATCTGCTAGGCATGCAGCTACGACCGAAGCGCATGCGCGAAGCGGCGGCACTATGGGAGAGCATCGGAGCACAGGAAGGCCCCGAGGCTCGCGACGCGAAATGGTCCCATCCGGATCTGCTGCCGCAGTTGCCCGGTAACGACGCGTTGACAGGCGCGGCATCGCAGGTCGGCCATCCCGCTGAATCCGCCAACCCGCCCGCAGACAGCGAGGCGGAGAACAACGCTCCGGCCCCGGAGTCCGGCACCATCGACTGGGATGCGGAACTCAGCAAGCTTCTCGACGAGGAGCAGGGCGACGGCGGAGAGCGGGAAGAACAGCAGTAA
- a CDS encoding ATP-dependent helicase, with protein MVHMDASAETILEGLDDAQRTAATTVNGPVRIIAGAGAGKTRTVTRRIAYACATGEWDPRRALAVTFSVKAAAEMRSRLSQLEVDGAVKAATFHSAALHQIRRVWPDLCEGPFPHISRQPRELVARSLRRVTTMQVDDETVRNLQAEINWCKISLVSPNDYQRVCAATHRQPPAGLEPDQFTDVYQAYETEKTARGEIDFDDILLIACHVLESYDEASAAIRSSIGWLTVDEYQDVSPLQHRLLTRWLSGNRNICVVGDPAQTIYSFAGASSYSLLDFAGEFGPLSADISLNRDYRSTPQIVNYANRVLKASPQRDDYLVLQSGREQGPRVTQTVYASDTEEAQGVAMRIAKLASQGVSPSDCAILTRINAQQQILCKALQEQHLRYRIRRDSGWQNSALADDAQTRLAMLEALGVGSDMNGVTISTIHASKGLEFKHVFLIGCSEGLLPYGSPQDGDQLEEERRLLYVGVTRAEDTLHLSYARSKDGLNDGRGRRVSRFLS; from the coding sequence ATGGTGCATATGGACGCATCCGCAGAGACGATTCTTGAAGGGCTGGACGATGCGCAACGGACCGCGGCCACGACGGTGAACGGACCCGTACGCATCATCGCAGGCGCAGGGGCGGGCAAAACCCGTACCGTCACGCGCCGTATCGCCTATGCATGCGCCACCGGCGAATGGGATCCACGGCGTGCACTCGCCGTGACCTTCTCCGTAAAGGCCGCAGCGGAAATGCGTTCCAGACTGTCGCAACTCGAAGTCGACGGCGCGGTCAAGGCCGCAACGTTCCATTCCGCGGCACTGCATCAAATCCGTCGCGTATGGCCCGACCTGTGCGAAGGACCGTTTCCGCACATCAGCAGGCAGCCAAGGGAATTAGTGGCGCGTTCGCTGCGCAGAGTCACCACCATGCAGGTCGATGACGAAACGGTACGCAATCTACAGGCGGAAATCAACTGGTGCAAGATCTCCCTGGTCTCACCGAACGACTACCAACGCGTATGCGCAGCCACGCATCGACAACCTCCGGCAGGGCTTGAACCCGATCAGTTCACGGACGTGTATCAGGCATACGAAACCGAAAAGACGGCGCGCGGCGAAATCGACTTCGACGACATCCTGCTCATCGCATGCCATGTTCTGGAGAGCTATGACGAAGCATCAGCCGCCATCCGCTCATCCATCGGATGGCTCACCGTCGACGAATACCAGGACGTTTCGCCACTGCAACATCGCCTGCTGACACGATGGCTGAGCGGCAACCGCAACATTTGCGTGGTAGGCGACCCCGCGCAGACCATCTACTCGTTTGCTGGGGCCAGCAGCTACAGTCTGCTCGATTTCGCCGGTGAATTCGGTCCGCTTTCGGCCGATATCAGCCTGAACAGAGACTATCGTTCCACACCGCAGATCGTGAACTACGCCAATCGAGTACTCAAAGCGTCACCGCAGCGGGACGACTATCTTGTACTGCAATCCGGTCGGGAACAAGGCCCGAGGGTCACACAGACCGTATACGCCAGCGATACGGAAGAGGCGCAGGGCGTGGCCATGCGCATAGCCAAACTCGCCTCGCAGGGGGTATCTCCTTCCGACTGTGCGATTCTGACCCGCATCAACGCACAGCAACAGATCCTCTGCAAGGCATTGCAGGAACAGCATCTGCGCTATCGCATTCGCCGGGATAGCGGATGGCAGAACTCCGCGCTCGCTGATGACGCGCAGACGCGCCTGGCCATGTTGGAGGCGTTGGGTGTCGGCTCGGACATGAACGGTGTGACCATCTCCACCATCCATGCCTCCAAAGGCCTGGAATTCAAGCATGTGTTCCTGATCGGCTGTTCCGAAGGACTCCTGCCATACGGTTCGCCGCAGGACGGCGATCAGCTGGAGGAGGAACGACGTCTGCTGTACGTGGGCGTGACTCGCGCCGAAGACACCCTGCATCTGTCGTATGCACGCTCCAAAGACGGCCTCAACGATGGTCGAGGCCGTCGGGTCAGCCGGTTCCTGAGCTGA
- a CDS encoding phosphotransferase, with amino-acid sequence MCISVDLVTERSKLMMAALTSAAMPNIAVAGVRGSEQTNSTDEGCGIDHAVVQDAAGKLYDVFASNTVAGRKRLAGRVRAAQTLHQARELAGLGFDLDHVIAFSNGDLERSATGDTTVMVAMHHVGQARSLDLLTLDDCAGVGTALGAIHRLRPTFLQEAKYPAFTTGQIRAQLTAWIKRLRQAGHVPSEITTSWSNILETDGLWSFTTCPVHGGFHDGDFLFSGSSITAITNWQDMQMNDPARDLAWIFAKLDENHRNAVLSSYGRMLGNRLDDLIMLRANLWLQMEQVGDFISALNQADSAKIMQFKAQVERLAHQLGVATAKTRTQSAPRPQDDRNGDRPPSTITVGTLLNESERRREAAQRSLINDDTGETDVTGERHIEATSEVEDDSTGEFDVTGNLDQTGSAQIQASGDSVDDATEAFDVTGGQHADDGPAVPISTFIPEHSAKELHDTMPSSATIVINGPAGDGDTNEQTIPQEHSDAATMIIPLLQRDEATMQQAQARIDGQDVSDATGGNTQVQ; translated from the coding sequence ATGTGTATTAGTGTTGACCTTGTGACCGAACGAAGCAAACTCATGATGGCCGCCCTGACGAGCGCGGCGATGCCGAATATCGCCGTGGCGGGCGTACGTGGCAGCGAACAGACCAATTCGACCGACGAGGGTTGCGGCATCGATCATGCCGTGGTCCAGGACGCCGCCGGCAAACTGTATGATGTTTTCGCATCCAACACCGTGGCTGGCCGTAAGCGTCTCGCGGGGCGTGTGCGTGCCGCGCAGACGTTGCATCAGGCACGTGAGCTGGCCGGTCTGGGTTTCGATCTCGATCACGTCATCGCGTTTTCCAATGGCGATCTGGAACGTTCCGCCACTGGGGACACCACGGTCATGGTCGCCATGCATCATGTCGGTCAGGCCCGTTCCTTGGATTTGCTGACGCTGGACGATTGTGCCGGCGTAGGCACCGCCTTGGGTGCGATCCATCGGTTGCGGCCCACCTTTCTGCAGGAGGCGAAGTATCCCGCGTTCACGACGGGCCAGATTCGCGCCCAGCTGACCGCTTGGATCAAAAGGCTTCGGCAGGCGGGCCACGTTCCGTCGGAAATCACTACGAGCTGGTCGAACATTCTTGAGACCGACGGCCTGTGGTCGTTTACCACCTGTCCGGTGCATGGCGGTTTCCATGACGGCGATTTCCTGTTTTCCGGATCTTCCATCACTGCGATCACCAACTGGCAGGATATGCAGATGAACGATCCCGCCCGCGACCTGGCTTGGATCTTCGCCAAACTTGATGAGAACCATCGCAATGCGGTGCTGTCTTCGTATGGTCGCATGTTGGGCAATCGTCTGGATGATTTGATCATGCTACGCGCCAATCTGTGGCTGCAGATGGAACAGGTCGGCGATTTCATCTCCGCATTGAACCAGGCCGATAGCGCCAAGATCATGCAGTTCAAGGCGCAGGTCGAACGTCTTGCGCACCAATTGGGCGTCGCTACGGCCAAGACGCGCACGCAGTCGGCCCCACGTCCGCAGGATGACCGCAACGGCGACCGTCCGCCGAGCACCATCACCGTCGGTACGCTGCTGAATGAATCCGAACGTCGTCGTGAGGCGGCGCAACGGTCGCTCATCAATGATGATACCGGCGAAACCGATGTCACCGGCGAACGTCATATCGAAGCGACTTCCGAAGTCGAGGATGATTCCACCGGCGAGTTCGACGTGACCGGCAACCTCGATCAAACCGGCTCCGCACAAATCCAGGCTTCCGGAGATTCCGTCGATGATGCGACCGAGGCTTTTGACGTCACTGGCGGCCAGCATGCCGATGACGGTCCGGCGGTGCCGATCAGCACGTTCATTCCGGAGCATTCCGCGAAGGAATTGCATGATACGATGCCATCTTCCGCCACTATCGTCATCAATGGTCCGGCCGGTGACGGCGACACCAACGAGCAGACGATTCCGCAGGAGCACAGCGATGCCGCCACGATGATCATTCCGCTGTTGCAGCGTGACGAGGCCACCATGCAGCAGGCTCAGGCCAGGATCGACGGTCAGGACGTCTCCGACGCAACCGGCGGGAATACGCAGGTACAATAA
- a CDS encoding DUF3107 domain-containing protein, translating to MDIELGIQNVARTVTFSTEESAEAVNTAIADAVEHGRTINLTDDKGRRIVVPAGSLGYAIIGSETKHAVGFGNL from the coding sequence ATGGATATCGAACTGGGCATTCAGAACGTGGCACGCACCGTCACCTTCAGCACCGAGGAAAGCGCCGAAGCCGTGAACACCGCCATCGCCGATGCCGTGGAGCATGGCAGGACCATCAATCTGACCGATGACAAGGGCCGCCGCATCGTAGTGCCGGCCGGATCCCTCGGCTATGCCATCATCGGTTCCGAAACCAAGCATGCCGTAGGTTTCGGCAATCTCTGA